A DNA window from Zingiber officinale cultivar Zhangliang chromosome 3A, Zo_v1.1, whole genome shotgun sequence contains the following coding sequences:
- the LOC122050259 gene encoding ethylene-responsive transcription factor ERF017-like — MEGSGCGGGSPGERKRYRGVRRRKWGAWVAEVRFPNSRERLWLGSYCTAEEAARAFDAALYCLRGPGAEFNFPDSPPDIPFAAAGGMSREEIRATAIRFAHDGGSGQQTPPQEAVEITAEAEAETEAEMLGTALQAGEEAPSIATEPPDAAGSYSQANEGIGLWFDEDDELGPEFPICDDIYRISPLWNF, encoded by the coding sequence ATGGAAGGCAGCGGCTGCGGCGGCGGGTCTCCGGGGGAGAGGAAGCGGTACAGAGGCGTGCGGAGGCGGAAGTGGGGGGCGTGGGTGGCGGAGGTGCGGTTCCCCAACAGCCGGGAGCGACTCTGGCTCGGCTCCTACTGCACTGCGGAGGAAGCCGCCAGGGCCTTCGACGCCGCCTTGTACTGCCTGCGCGGCCCCGGCGCGGAGTTCAACTTCCCCGACAGCCCGCCCGACATTCCTTTTGCCGCCGCCGGCGGGATGAGCCGGGAGGAGATACGGGCCACCGCGATCCGGTTCGCGCACGACGGCGGCTCCGGGCAGCAGACGCCTCCTCAGGAGGCGGTTGAGATAACGGCAGAGGCAGAGGCGGAGACGGAGGCAGAGATGCTGGGGACGGCATTGCAAGCGGGAGAGGAGGCGCCGTCGATTGCGACGGAGCCGCCGGATGCGGCGGGGTCTTACTCGCAGGCCAATGAGGGCATTGGGTTGTGGTTCGATGAGGACGATGAGCTTGGGCCGGAGTTCCCTATTTGTGATGACATTTATAGAATCTCTCCTCTATGGAACTTCTGA